A DNA window from Fodinibius sp. Rm-B-1B1-1 contains the following coding sequences:
- a CDS encoding GNAT family N-acetyltransferase encodes MKMNIQHTSGESKGKFFIEHDGKVQAEITYSKAGDTQIIIDHTEVSDSLKGEGVGKELVEYAINYARDNELKVIPLCPFAKAVIERDKSLQDVLR; translated from the coding sequence ATGAAAATGAATATTCAGCATACTTCCGGAGAATCCAAAGGCAAGTTTTTTATTGAACATGATGGGAAAGTGCAGGCAGAAATTACGTACTCTAAAGCTGGTGATACGCAAATTATTATTGATCATACCGAGGTTTCTGATTCACTAAAGGGAGAAGGAGTCGGGAAAGAATTGGTGGAGTATGCTATTAATTATGCTCGAGACAATGAGCTGAAAGTAATTCCCCTTTGCCCTTTTGCCAAAGCCGTTATTGAGCGGGATAAATCGTTGCAGGATGTGTTGAGGTAA
- a CDS encoding NAD(P)-binding domain-containing protein: MPVTKQSIGFIGATSNIGLSLAQGVAHGNYRLLLFGRDSDEIEPIAKKIRGNTPNADIAILECAHECSWEADVIILDVSDNKLDEVLPNIRDVATQKIVVQLSSNPRREMENRTHIIEKIHRELPHSKIIHLGPTELLDSINESKKSGSLFISGDDNEAVQTVSEIIETAGFHPFVKNNIKEEI, translated from the coding sequence ATGCCAGTAACTAAACAATCCATCGGCTTTATCGGAGCCACCAGCAACATAGGTTTATCCCTTGCCCAAGGCGTAGCGCATGGAAATTACCGGTTATTACTTTTTGGTCGTGATTCTGATGAAATCGAGCCCATAGCCAAAAAGATTCGAGGCAACACCCCAAATGCTGATATTGCCATTCTGGAATGTGCCCACGAATGTAGCTGGGAAGCCGATGTTATTATACTCGACGTTTCAGATAATAAGCTTGACGAGGTACTACCTAACATTCGTGACGTAGCTACTCAAAAGATTGTCGTTCAATTATCCAGCAATCCCCGAAGGGAGATGGAGAACAGAACACATATCATAGAAAAAATTCACAGGGAACTGCCCCATTCTAAAATAATTCACCTTGGGCCAACCGAACTCCTTGACAGTATAAATGAGTCTAAAAAATCGGGTAGTCTTTTTATTTCCGGGGATGATAACGAAGCCGTACAGACCGTTTCAGAAATCATTGAAACAGCCGGTTTCCACCCCTTTGTTAAAAATAATATCAAAGAAGAAATCTAA
- the lexA gene encoding transcriptional repressor LexA — protein sequence MRSLTKKQTQLWDYIIDHIKDHDQFPTFANIQDEFGYASPNSVTQQINSLVQKNYLQKVDWGKYVIHPSKRKQIPGIDPGIPVKGRIAAGGMHQAISENLGHLPVEIHPAKSDHYFALIVDGDSMIDADISDGDYIIIDPREPRDGEIGAILYNGETTLKTIRKKKDRIVLQPENPDYDPIHITPDEWEEVQVFGTLVGKAWKKNGNWGLIFRTG from the coding sequence ATGAGATCACTGACTAAAAAACAGACACAACTTTGGGACTACATCATTGATCATATTAAAGATCATGACCAGTTCCCGACCTTTGCCAATATTCAAGACGAATTCGGATACGCCTCTCCCAATAGCGTAACCCAGCAGATTAACTCCCTGGTACAAAAAAATTATCTGCAGAAAGTGGATTGGGGTAAATATGTCATTCATCCCTCTAAACGCAAACAAATACCGGGTATCGATCCCGGCATCCCTGTAAAAGGACGTATTGCAGCCGGGGGCATGCATCAAGCTATTAGCGAAAATCTCGGGCACCTTCCGGTCGAAATACATCCCGCCAAATCAGATCACTACTTTGCCCTTATCGTAGATGGCGACAGTATGATCGATGCCGATATCAGTGATGGTGACTACATTATTATCGACCCACGTGAACCCCGGGACGGCGAAATTGGAGCTATCTTATACAATGGAGAAACCACCCTAAAAACCATCCGTAAGAAAAAAGACCGTATAGTTCTTCAGCCCGAAAATCCGGACTACGACCCCATTCATATTACTCCTGACGAATGGGAAGAGGTTCAGGTATTTGGTACCCTGGTGGGAAAGGCCTGGAAAAAGAATGGCAACTGGGGATTAATATTTCGAACGGGGTAA
- a CDS encoding DoxX family protein, translating into MKKLNILYWITTGIFSAMMLFSGIMYFVNPDMAQTFDHLGFPDYFRIELGIAKIAGVILLLIPTAKRLKEWVYAGFTINMISAAIAHASTGDPFSAILTPIALFGVLAVSYVSRYKLNQVN; encoded by the coding sequence ATGAAAAAACTGAACATACTTTATTGGATAACAACCGGAATTTTTAGTGCCATGATGCTTTTTAGCGGGATCATGTATTTTGTGAATCCCGATATGGCCCAAACTTTCGATCACCTCGGCTTTCCCGATTATTTTCGCATTGAGCTTGGAATTGCAAAAATTGCAGGAGTAATCCTTCTGCTTATTCCCACTGCAAAACGACTTAAAGAATGGGTTTATGCCGGCTTTACCATCAACATGATTTCTGCGGCTATTGCTCATGCCTCAACTGGCGATCCATTCTCCGCTATTCTTACCCCCATTGCCTTGTTTGGTGTATTGGCTGTTTCTTATGTAAGTCGATATAAGCTGAACCAAGTGAATTAG
- a CDS encoding VOC family protein encodes MSNDYTTPAETRIGHVHLKVSDLDRALGFYRDLLGFELTTMYGENAAFLSAGGYHHHIGLNTWHSKGGSPAPKSSPGLYHTAILYPTRKDLAEALQRLIDHEYPINGASDHGVSEAIYLDDPDGNGVELYRDRPREEWEFDENGSVKMTTKPLNLDNLLQELNN; translated from the coding sequence ATGAGTAACGATTATACTACGCCGGCCGAGACACGCATCGGACACGTGCATTTAAAAGTTTCTGATTTGGATAGGGCATTGGGATTTTACCGTGATCTGCTTGGCTTTGAACTTACTACCATGTATGGCGAAAATGCTGCCTTTCTTTCGGCCGGTGGATACCACCATCACATTGGCTTAAATACCTGGCACAGCAAAGGGGGATCGCCTGCTCCCAAAAGCAGTCCGGGATTATACCATACCGCCATTCTCTATCCCACGCGGAAAGATTTGGCCGAAGCACTACAACGACTTATCGATCACGAGTACCCCATCAACGGGGCCAGTGATCACGGCGTATCGGAGGCAATCTATCTGGATGACCCCGACGGTAATGGCGTTGAGCTTTATCGAGACCGCCCCAGAGAAGAGTGGGAGTTCGATGAGAATGGCTCGGTTAAAATGACAACAAAGCCCCTAAATCTGGATAACCTTTTACAAGAACTTAACAACTAA
- a CDS encoding sodium:solute symporter family protein gives MLLSTVDWIIVAAYLVFSLVIGVWYAKQAGKSSEHFFAAGKNMPWWLLGISMVATTFSTDTPNLVADIVRTQGVAGNWGWWAFLLTGMLTVFVYAQLWKRSGVLTDVEFYELRYSGKSAAFLRGFRAIYLGFIFNIIVMATVSLAAIKIGSVLMGLTPLQTILIAGTVTVIYSSLGGLKSILVTDFFQFFLSLLGGFAAAYYALQHPDVGGLEGLLTNANVIPKLNIFPDFSNASEMIGLLIIPLAVQWWSVYYPGSEPGGGGYIAQRMFAAKNESHSVGAVFFFNAAHFALRPWPWIIVGLASLIVFPDIAAMKEAFPSASGVAANDMAYPAMLTFLPKGLIGLVVASLIAAYMSTISTHLNWGSSYLVNDFYKRFVRPDSSEKELVLAGRISTLVLMIFAGALALMMRSALDNFQILLQIGAGTGLIFILRWFWWRINAASEIAAMIISFLVALYFQFLHSYTPLPEFTSWQELITGVIVTTIGWVLTMYLTHPTKQEKLVEFIKLVKPGGPGWKKVRFKANKEGQTLGETDGWMVPQGILCMVLGTIVIYGTLLSTGYWIYGNLIPAITLTIVTIVSSYLLTISWKKLLKIRS, from the coding sequence ATGCTCTTATCTACAGTTGACTGGATAATAGTTGCTGCATATTTAGTTTTTTCACTTGTAATTGGTGTTTGGTATGCCAAGCAAGCGGGAAAAAGCTCCGAACATTTTTTTGCAGCTGGCAAAAATATGCCTTGGTGGTTGCTGGGTATTTCAATGGTTGCGACAACCTTCTCGACTGATACTCCAAACCTTGTTGCGGATATTGTTCGAACGCAGGGCGTTGCAGGAAATTGGGGCTGGTGGGCTTTTCTATTAACCGGCATGCTTACCGTTTTCGTCTATGCCCAGCTGTGGAAACGTTCAGGCGTACTTACTGATGTTGAATTTTATGAACTCCGCTATAGTGGAAAATCAGCAGCTTTTCTGCGTGGTTTCCGGGCTATTTACCTTGGATTTATTTTTAACATCATTGTAATGGCTACGGTATCATTGGCAGCTATTAAAATCGGAAGTGTCTTAATGGGGCTCACTCCACTTCAAACGATTCTAATAGCCGGTACTGTTACAGTCATTTATAGCTCACTGGGCGGCCTAAAGAGCATCTTGGTTACTGACTTTTTCCAATTTTTCTTATCACTCTTAGGTGGATTCGCTGCGGCCTACTATGCTCTCCAACATCCTGATGTTGGAGGACTCGAAGGTCTACTAACCAATGCTAATGTCATCCCTAAACTAAATATCTTTCCTGATTTTAGTAATGCTTCTGAGATGATCGGACTCTTGATTATTCCTCTTGCTGTACAGTGGTGGAGCGTATATTATCCAGGATCAGAACCTGGTGGTGGCGGTTATATTGCTCAGCGTATGTTTGCCGCGAAGAATGAAAGCCATTCCGTTGGCGCTGTATTTTTCTTCAATGCTGCACACTTTGCTTTACGTCCCTGGCCCTGGATTATTGTAGGACTTGCCTCTCTTATCGTATTCCCTGACATAGCTGCCATGAAAGAAGCATTTCCATCGGCATCTGGGGTTGCTGCTAATGATATGGCATATCCAGCTATGCTTACTTTTCTTCCTAAAGGCCTTATAGGCTTGGTAGTCGCATCTCTTATAGCAGCTTATATGTCAACCATTTCGACTCACCTTAACTGGGGATCCTCATACTTAGTAAATGATTTTTACAAGCGTTTTGTCCGACCTGACTCTTCAGAAAAAGAGCTGGTTTTAGCTGGACGAATTTCAACATTGGTTCTCATGATTTTTGCCGGTGCATTAGCACTTATGATGCGATCAGCATTAGATAACTTTCAAATTCTTTTACAAATAGGAGCCGGTACTGGCTTAATTTTTATTCTCCGATGGTTCTGGTGGCGTATTAATGCGGCCAGCGAAATAGCAGCAATGATTATTTCATTCTTAGTAGCATTATATTTTCAATTCTTACACAGCTACACGCCTCTTCCAGAATTTACAAGCTGGCAAGAGTTGATTACCGGTGTTATTGTTACTACGATTGGATGGGTATTAACCATGTATTTAACACATCCTACCAAACAAGAGAAATTGGTCGAATTTATTAAACTTGTAAAACCAGGCGGGCCCGGCTGGAAAAAAGTACGATTTAAAGCTAATAAAGAAGGTCAAACATTGGGTGAAACCGATGGCTGGATGGTTCCACAAGGTATATTATGTATGGTACTTGGTACTATTGTAATTTATGGAACTCTTCTATCAACAGGATACTGGATCTATGGTAATCTTATTCCGGCTATTACGCTGACAATAGTTACCATAGTCAGTAGCTATTTGCTTACAATTTCTTGGAAAAAGTTATTAAAAATTCGCAGCTAA
- a CDS encoding YceI family protein: MNTKQMKKLILSLSIILLPLSIFAQDTWVEDPAHSKLGFTVTHLGIADVPGHFGDYDVTIKASEEDFSDAEVELTVQTTSIETRVQKRNNHLRSADFFNVEKYPAMTFKSTDIKKVADGKYELTGNLSLHGATNEVTVTMVHRGTIANEMTDGNPKAGIQITGTIDRSEFDLGNGFPPPMISNDVRIKADGEFIQKN; this comes from the coding sequence ATGAATACCAAACAGATGAAAAAACTAATACTTTCATTATCTATTATTCTTTTGCCCCTCAGCATTTTTGCCCAGGATACCTGGGTTGAAGATCCGGCGCACTCCAAGCTCGGCTTTACCGTTACCCACCTGGGTATTGCTGACGTGCCCGGCCATTTTGGGGATTACGATGTCACTATTAAAGCATCGGAAGAGGATTTCAGCGATGCAGAGGTTGAACTAACCGTACAAACCACTTCGATTGAAACACGTGTTCAAAAGCGCAACAATCACCTCCGGAGTGCCGACTTTTTCAATGTGGAAAAGTATCCTGCCATGACGTTTAAAAGCACGGATATCAAAAAAGTTGCAGATGGTAAATACGAACTTACCGGCAACTTGAGTCTACACGGAGCTACCAACGAAGTTACGGTAACAATGGTGCATCGCGGTACTATTGCCAACGAAATGACGGACGGTAATCCCAAAGCCGGCATACAAATTACAGGTACTATTGATCGGTCTGAATTTGATCTTGGTAACGGATTTCCCCCGCCCATGATCAGCAATGACGTACGTATTAAAGCTGACGGTGAGTTTATCCAAAAGAACTAA
- a CDS encoding SDR family oxidoreductase, protein MILVTGANGHLGSQTIDFLLDNNPDTDIAGLVRSEEKGAELKEKGVELRIGDYTDYSSISKALKGVDTLLLISSSSMEGRTQQHNNVIKAAKEAGVSQLFYTSMVQADKKLSPLVLDHAKTEEQIKKSGIPYSIFRHTFYTEFLPLFLGNAMETGQWFFPSDGEKINLAYRSEMAEALANGLVDPQKHKDKIYEITSAKAYSLDELADMLSEASGQEITYTDISISEFEQNLEKAGLPEEQIAMSVVTATTFVNGGLNFTFDDMKQLLGRTPTGVDQFIEDFTN, encoded by the coding sequence ATGATACTTGTAACCGGAGCTAACGGACATTTAGGTTCACAAACGATTGACTTTTTACTGGATAACAACCCCGATACCGACATTGCGGGACTTGTCCGCAGTGAAGAAAAGGGAGCAGAACTAAAAGAGAAGGGGGTTGAGCTGCGTATCGGTGACTATACCGATTATTCCTCCATATCCAAAGCCCTAAAAGGCGTTGATACGTTATTGCTTATATCATCCAGCTCGATGGAAGGGCGCACCCAGCAACACAATAATGTGATTAAAGCAGCCAAAGAAGCCGGTGTATCACAGTTGTTTTACACCAGTATGGTGCAAGCTGACAAAAAATTAAGTCCCCTCGTGCTTGATCACGCTAAAACAGAAGAACAGATTAAAAAATCCGGCATCCCCTATAGTATTTTTCGACATACCTTTTATACGGAATTTCTTCCCCTGTTTTTGGGTAATGCCATGGAAACCGGGCAGTGGTTTTTTCCATCCGACGGAGAAAAAATCAACCTGGCTTATCGCAGCGAAATGGCAGAAGCATTAGCTAATGGACTCGTAGATCCCCAAAAACACAAAGATAAGATTTACGAAATCACTTCCGCCAAAGCGTATTCGCTTGATGAACTTGCGGATATGCTGAGCGAAGCATCCGGCCAAGAAATTACCTATACCGATATTTCGATTTCGGAGTTTGAACAAAATCTGGAGAAAGCCGGCCTACCTGAAGAACAAATTGCTATGAGCGTAGTGACGGCAACGACTTTTGTGAACGGTGGACTCAATTTCACTTTTGATGACATGAAGCAACTGCTGGGACGAACGCCTACCGGGGTTGACCAATTTATTGAAGACTTTACCAACTAA
- a CDS encoding Crp/Fnr family transcriptional regulator, translating to MFEQLYQSIHENVTLTDEEWKFCKNSFRPKRMLKRQFLLQEGDVCRQIAFIEKGALYSFSMDEKGTRHVMQFGFEGWWIADLHSFFTETPSTLNIEVLEDAELLLIDHKNHNKLLKEIPAYEKYQRIIMQNAYVALQQRVENALGRTAEERYCRLIERSPQFMNRVPLNLVASYLGMSPETLSRIRSNYSG from the coding sequence ATGTTTGAGCAACTGTACCAAAGCATTCACGAAAATGTAACCCTTACAGATGAGGAGTGGAAGTTCTGTAAAAACAGCTTTCGTCCCAAACGTATGCTAAAGCGACAGTTCCTACTCCAAGAGGGCGATGTGTGCCGGCAAATTGCCTTTATCGAAAAGGGAGCACTCTACTCGTTTTCGATGGATGAAAAAGGCACCCGACACGTTATGCAGTTTGGCTTTGAGGGCTGGTGGATTGCTGATTTACACAGCTTTTTTACAGAAACACCCTCGACACTAAATATTGAAGTGCTCGAAGATGCTGAACTGTTGCTTATAGATCACAAAAACCACAATAAACTGCTCAAAGAGATTCCGGCCTACGAAAAGTATCAGCGAATTATCATGCAGAATGCATATGTAGCACTTCAGCAGCGAGTCGAAAATGCGTTGGGGCGAACGGCAGAGGAACGCTACTGTAGACTTATCGAACGCAGTCCGCAGTTTATGAATCGCGTACCACTTAACTTAGTAGCTTCTTACCTGGGAATGAGTCCCGAAACTCTGAGCCGTATCCGCAGTAATTATAGCGGTTAA
- the agaR gene encoding transcriptional repressor AgaR translates to MKSTVDRRDKIIQKIQKEGSVRVDELSEEFEVSTVTIRNDLDFFEKKGLIDRTYGGALLRNSVYNDPSIEEKKKINIEEKKRIGKYAAGLVHDGESIILDSGSTTREVALRIKEKKELTIMTNAINIGLELAGASDLKVMLTGGVLRDKSYSLVGPEAERTMQNYYFDTLFLGVDGMDFEHGLTTSNPLEAQLNRIMVERSNKIIAVTDSSKFGRHSFSYICDLDPINTIVTDTNISQEFEEKFKMRDIEVVKV, encoded by the coding sequence ATGAAATCAACTGTAGATAGAAGAGATAAAATAATTCAAAAAATTCAGAAAGAGGGGTCGGTAAGAGTCGATGAACTTAGTGAGGAGTTTGAAGTTTCGACGGTTACCATTAGGAATGATTTGGACTTCTTTGAGAAGAAGGGTTTGATTGATCGAACGTATGGAGGAGCTCTACTTAGGAATAGTGTTTATAATGATCCATCAATAGAAGAAAAGAAGAAGATAAATATTGAAGAGAAAAAGCGGATTGGAAAGTATGCTGCTGGGCTTGTCCACGATGGAGAATCGATCATTTTAGATTCGGGTTCAACCACCCGAGAGGTTGCGCTTCGGATAAAAGAGAAAAAGGAGTTAACAATTATGACTAATGCTATCAACATTGGGTTGGAGCTGGCCGGCGCTTCTGATCTCAAAGTGATGCTAACAGGTGGCGTTTTACGTGATAAGTCTTATTCATTAGTGGGGCCTGAGGCAGAGCGAACAATGCAAAACTATTATTTTGATACTTTATTCCTTGGTGTAGATGGGATGGATTTTGAGCATGGACTTACAACTTCAAACCCTTTGGAGGCACAACTTAACCGAATTATGGTGGAAAGATCTAATAAAATTATTGCTGTAACGGATTCTTCAAAGTTTGGTCGACACAGCTTTTCTTATATTTGTGATTTAGATCCTATAAATACTATAGTTACAGATACAAATATATCACAGGAGTTTGAGGAAAAGTTTAAAATGCGAGATATCGAAGTGGTAAAGGTATAA
- a CDS encoding NADP-dependent oxidoreductase, translated as MNASYFEEFGELDNIQTGTLKTPEPGEGEVLVRVEAAGVNPVDAAVARGMLNEVIPAQFPAIPGWDMAGVVEECSYAARRFEEGDEVYAYARRPTVQHGTFAEYVAIPESYLAERPQQVSMEASGGIPLVGLTAYQSLFQFGNLQENDTLLILGGSGGVGTMGIQLAKTVGATVIGVAGEDNQDYMKQLGADKTIDYSAGDVGEVVNEIAPDGIDFIFHCSRGDSLKQSIGSLKSGGQLISITNRNPDIPDDIDFRYVFVEPNAKQLKHIQELTDEGKISVPVSKTFDLNEVDSALQEIESLHSRGKTVITP; from the coding sequence ATGAACGCATCATATTTTGAAGAATTTGGAGAACTGGATAATATTCAAACGGGAACGCTAAAAACACCCGAGCCGGGAGAAGGAGAAGTACTCGTTCGGGTGGAGGCAGCCGGGGTCAATCCGGTGGATGCAGCTGTTGCTCGTGGTATGTTGAATGAAGTAATTCCTGCCCAATTTCCTGCTATTCCCGGTTGGGATATGGCCGGTGTTGTCGAAGAATGTAGCTATGCCGCGCGACGTTTTGAGGAAGGCGATGAAGTGTATGCTTATGCGCGACGGCCTACTGTTCAACACGGAACGTTTGCTGAGTATGTGGCTATTCCGGAAAGTTATCTTGCGGAACGCCCCCAACAGGTTTCAATGGAAGCGTCTGGAGGGATTCCATTAGTGGGATTAACGGCGTATCAGTCTTTGTTCCAGTTTGGAAACCTTCAAGAAAATGATACCCTGCTGATCTTAGGTGGATCAGGTGGTGTTGGTACGATGGGTATTCAGCTGGCTAAGACGGTTGGAGCGACGGTTATTGGTGTAGCAGGTGAAGATAATCAGGATTACATGAAACAGCTTGGTGCCGACAAGACTATTGATTACAGTGCCGGTGATGTTGGTGAGGTGGTTAATGAGATTGCACCTGATGGCATTGACTTTATTTTTCACTGTTCTCGCGGTGACTCACTGAAACAATCCATAGGGAGCCTAAAAAGTGGCGGACAGTTAATATCGATTACCAACCGAAATCCAGATATTCCTGATGATATTGACTTTCGGTATGTATTTGTTGAGCCTAATGCCAAGCAGTTGAAACATATCCAAGAGTTGACTGATGAGGGCAAAATTAGTGTACCGGTTTCCAAAACCTTTGATCTTAATGAGGTGGATAGTGCGCTGCAAGAAATTGAATCGTTGCATTCCAGAGGAAAAACAGTAATTACGCCCTAA
- a CDS encoding sensor histidine kinase, with protein sequence MRKIQQVIGEKLDNTIQTLQNDEPMTEEVRKELVEQLETTKSAFNKLQTWTDLSQKFADIGLWEHDMKNNELIWSDETFRIWGYEPDEIVPSDAIFTERIHPEDRDKVRKKFQQSLENNSEYHTTYRLLFPDGKIKFVEAHAVHIQEEGQPVLTIGTNQNITEHEIEKQEIEEMLESNQVILDEIHHRVKNNLAVVAGMLQLQWLQEDDPVVTEKLQDSATRIKTIAGIHQHLYQSDNFGNIALGENLEKLAEDLIETMRPNGQIELKTHCDEIYMDFERTLPCSLIVNELVTNALKYAFEDQQPGTITIGLERLGDKVELVVKDNGKGLPEDVDEKKNSLGMRLIKTLSTQLNGDYGFESDGEGTTFTITFSQHAEYSKTA encoded by the coding sequence ATGAGAAAGATACAACAAGTAATAGGGGAAAAGCTCGACAATACGATTCAGACTTTGCAAAACGATGAGCCAATGACCGAAGAAGTTCGAAAAGAGCTTGTGGAACAACTTGAGACCACAAAAAGTGCTTTCAATAAATTACAAACATGGACTGATCTATCGCAAAAGTTTGCTGATATCGGACTTTGGGAGCATGATATGAAGAATAATGAGCTGATATGGTCAGATGAAACATTTCGAATATGGGGATATGAACCCGACGAAATTGTTCCATCTGATGCTATCTTTACCGAACGTATTCATCCCGAAGACCGTGATAAAGTACGAAAGAAGTTTCAGCAGTCGCTGGAAAATAATTCCGAATACCACACTACATACCGGCTTCTTTTTCCTGATGGAAAGATAAAGTTTGTTGAGGCTCATGCTGTTCATATCCAGGAAGAGGGACAGCCAGTTCTTACCATTGGAACGAATCAAAATATAACAGAGCACGAAATTGAAAAGCAGGAGATCGAAGAAATGCTGGAGTCGAATCAGGTTATTTTGGATGAGATTCACCACCGGGTAAAAAACAATCTTGCTGTGGTAGCGGGTATGTTACAGTTGCAGTGGCTTCAAGAAGATGATCCGGTTGTGACCGAAAAATTGCAGGACAGTGCAACACGCATTAAAACTATTGCAGGGATTCATCAGCATCTGTATCAGTCGGATAATTTTGGCAATATAGCATTAGGAGAAAATCTGGAAAAACTTGCCGAAGATTTAATTGAAACAATGCGGCCAAATGGTCAGATTGAGCTGAAAACACATTGTGATGAAATATATATGGATTTTGAGCGCACTCTACCCTGTTCGCTCATTGTAAATGAACTGGTTACCAATGCACTAAAGTATGCTTTTGAAGATCAGCAGCCGGGAACGATTACTATCGGCTTGGAGAGATTGGGTGACAAGGTAGAATTAGTGGTTAAGGATAATGGGAAAGGACTACCAGAGGATGTTGATGAAAAGAAAAATTCGTTGGGAATGCGGTTGATTAAAACCTTAAGTACTCAGCTTAACGGAGATTACGGATTTGAATCAGATGGAGAGGGAACAACTTTTACGATTACCTTTAGTCAACATGCAGAGTATAGCAAGACGGCATAG
- a CDS encoding MarR family transcriptional regulator, with amino-acid sequence MAELELDDKLYKEKKAFVDEASLIFEEQGHSRISGQILAWLHVCKPEAQSFNDLVEHLNVSKASISNMTRLLLQAGFIEKVRMPGERQTYFKLVDHAWCKVMERQIEIMSELRNISAKYIELLKAEGEDDVGRLSEMHDFYEFVTDHFPESIEAYKKSCEG; translated from the coding sequence ATGGCAGAATTAGAATTGGATGACAAATTGTACAAGGAAAAGAAAGCGTTTGTAGATGAAGCGAGCCTTATTTTTGAGGAGCAAGGGCATTCTCGTATCAGCGGACAAATTTTGGCTTGGCTGCATGTTTGTAAGCCTGAGGCGCAATCATTCAATGACTTGGTAGAACACTTGAATGTAAGTAAGGCTTCTATCAGTAATATGACACGATTGCTTTTGCAGGCTGGATTTATTGAAAAGGTTCGGATGCCGGGCGAACGGCAGACCTATTTTAAGCTGGTTGATCATGCCTGGTGCAAGGTGATGGAACGACAGATTGAGATTATGAGTGAATTGCGCAATATTTCAGCAAAATATATTGAACTACTGAAAGCTGAGGGAGAGGACGATGTTGGCCGGTTAAGTGAGATGCACGACTTTTATGAGTTTGTTACCGATCATTTTCCCGAATCCATAGAGGCGTACAAAAAGAGTTGTGAAGGCTAA